GGCTGACTCCTCTCCTAGTTTCTGGACAGAGCtcgcttccatcttggaggagtcctCCTGATTAAATCTCTCACCCAGGaaggccagtagtgagtaatcTCGGCCTGGATTGAGAGAGGAGAAATCACTTTTCTATCCCCTGTACATTTTCCTACTTTattgtctcctctctctttggTAAAGAAACTTCTGAGTTGAGATAGAATAGGCCACGGCGGCCGACTCGAGTGTCGGACTTGTGACCAGCCTTTCTTCTTGTGAGCTGCCGCCCGGCGCGGGCGTGGAAGCCGTGGTCGGGTCTGTGCGGGAAGCGGTGATGGCGTCAGAGGGCCGCTGCTGGGAGGCCCTGCAGGCCCCGAGGAGCTCCGACAGAGGACCCTTGTCCTACCACCGCAACTGGCCGTTGAGGGGCCAGGAGACTTTGGAAGAACGCATGTCCATTCCTGAGTGGTCGACTTCCTCTGGATGCGTGGCGGACCACATCTTGCCTCCCTCTCAGCAGAATCGACTTCCCTCTGAGGATTCATCGCTCTCTTCTGCTCCTGACCAAGTACTGTCTGTTCCTCAGACCCCTGCCAGACATGCAAAGGTCTCCTCGCCAGTTTCCCTTGCAGCTCCAAGTGGAACTCGGCGTCAGGAGGATGAACTCCATCAGGCAAAATCTGTGGTACTTCGCCCCTCGCGGGGAACGGAGGTGGAAGGATGCATTCGATTGTATGAGGAGGTACACAGGCTGAAGGGAACTAGAGGACTGAGGCAGAGGCAGGAAGAGCATGAGAGGAAGGCAAGGCTCCTCTCTGAGATGGCCTCAGAGCAGCTGAAGCGGTTTGATGAACGGACGTCACGGAAACAGCACAAGGAGTATCAGGACCTTcgggaagggatggagaaaagttTCCGAGAAACACAGGGTCAGCAGGAGCAGCTCCAAGAGGAACATCGTCACAGAGCCCACATGCTCCACCCGAAGCTGCGTGAGGCTGAGCAGCAGCCATCGAGGCACACGGGGCAAGGACGGCTCAGGAAAGAAGAAGGCCAGGATCGCTGGCGGCGTCTCTATGCCCTCCAAGAGGAGGCACTGCAGCTCAACCAGCAGCTGGGTGCCAGTTATCGGCACAACGGCCTACCGAGACGGGATCTGTCTGCATTTGGAGGCAGGGGAGACCAGTTGTGTGCGCTTATTTCAGACATCATTCGGAGCGCCAGTGAGAGAGGTTTTCCTGCCCCAGAAGATGAAGCCACCGCAGAACGGGCCCTGCAGGAAATGCGGCACGTGCTTACTGGTTTACAGCAGGAGATGGCCAAGGCtactgaggaaaagaggaggcCAGATGAAGAGGAGTGCGAGGACAAACAGGGGCAATTGGAGCAGCGGCCGAGAGCCGAGAAGGAGACCCCAGATCCTGGTCAGTGTCccggagggaaacagagagaaggcctCCACGTCAAAGCAGGAGACGGTACCATGCAGTGGTACCAGCAGCTACAGGATGCTGCCAATCAATGTGTCTTGGCTTTTGATGCATTAACCAATAGCAAAGATCAGGAGGccaagaagatcaaaatggacCTGCAGAAAGCTGCCACTATTCCTGTGAGCCAGATCTCTACAATAGCAGGCTCACAGCTGAAGGAGATCTTTGACAAGATCAACAATCTGCTCTTGGGGAAAGCTGTCCCCTGCGGTGGTCGGTCTGTGTCAGTGACAAACCACCAACAAGGCCTGGACTTTGTCCACTACAAGCTGGCAGAGAAATTCGTGaaacaaggagaagaagaagTGGCTTCTCATCACGAAGCAGCATTCCCCATTGCTGCTGTGGCATCCGGAATCTGGGAACTCCATCCCAGAGTGGGGGAACTCATCCTTGCTCATCTTCACAAAAAATGCCCTTACTCCGTGCCTTTctacccagccttccaggagggcATGGCCTCGGAAGAATATCAGAAGCTCCTTGGCTACCAAGTCAAGGATTCCAAAGTAGAACAACAAGATAGCTTTCTGAAGAGGATGTCTGGCATGATTCGTCTCTACGCTGCTATCATTCAACTCCGCTGGCCTAATGCAGAGAGACAAGGGGCTCATCCTCATGGCTTAAACCATGGCTGGCGCTGGCTGGCACAGCTCCTGAACATGGAGCCTCTGGCAGATGTGACCGCCActcttctctttgacttcttaGAGGTATGTGGGAATGCGCTCATGAAACAGTACCAGCTTCAGTTCTGGAAGATGATGCTACTcataaaggaagaatattttccCCGAATTGAAGCCATCACCAGTTCAGGACAGATGGGGTCTTTGATACGTCTCGAACGGTTCCTGGAGAACTGTCTGCAGCAAGGGGAGATCCCCGTCCCAAAGGGCTCCCTGCCACCTTCTTTCTGGCTTTCCTGATGGTGGCTTAGGTGCTGCTTCCTTTCTTGGAGGAAAAGGAATCCAAGAACAGAAGACAGCAGAATTCGAGGGGAAATGGGCTCAGGTTTTGAAATCTGAACATggagttggtttttttgtttttttttttaaatctcatggcCAGGCCCAGGTGGTTTTCACAGTTTGGACGTCTTCTCAAACTTCATCATGAATTACGGAAAGAAGTCTTCACCTCGCAGAAACAGGAGTCACCAAGACAATTGGCTTTCACGACCATGACAGGGAAAGGTACTGCACTTTGATTCTTCATGAAAGACATAGAGAACGGCTATTGGTCTGTAATTATGATGGTAACACTTCACATTGGTCATCATTTTAcggttacaaagtgctttcccgtTATCTTGCTCCTTACCACAAACTCGTTCAGAGAGGTAGTGTAATTCCTACTCTTGTCCCTGATTGCCAGATGAGGACGCGGGCTCAGAAAGCTCGTGGCTTGCTCAGAGTTACTTTgctcttcagtgatgaagttacGATGTGAACGTAAGTCTTCTAACCCCAAGTTCGGTGCCCTTCCTGCCACAGCAcctgtctcccttttcctcccctttgtcTGTATTTGTCTAGCGGTTTGGACATTAGCTTCAGAGCACAGCGAGCTCTTCATATTTAGCCAAATCCCTTGAAAAGGAGCAAAGCTTTGGAGAATGCTTTTGGTAATGATCATTGGTAAAACCGTCATAAGTGTATTCCAGAGCCTATTATGTTTAGAATCATGTCTGGCTTCTGGTTGATTTGCTTCTCACAACTTTGTATTATATGTGGTTCAGAGAGagtttgttcaattaaaaaaaaatgcatggtCCCTTCAGCAATGCATATATATCCCATCTAAAGATGCAGTTGAGTTGGATGAGCCAAATGGATGTTTAAAAGTGGCGGTAT
This sequence is a window from Monodelphis domestica isolate mMonDom1 chromosome 3, mMonDom1.pri, whole genome shotgun sequence. Protein-coding genes within it:
- the LOC100025760 gene encoding mRNA export factor GLE1-like, whose protein sequence is MASEGRCWEALQAPRSSDRGPLSYHRNWPLRGQETLEERMSIPEWSTSSGCVADHILPPSQQNRLPSEDSSLSSAPDQVLSVPQTPARHAKVSSPVSLAAPSGTRRQEDELHQAKSVVLRPSRGTEVEGCIRLYEEVHRLKGTRGLRQRQEEHERKARLLSEMASEQLKRFDERTSRKQHKEYQDLREGMEKSFRETQGQQEQLQEEHRHRAHMLHPKLREAEQQPSRHTGQGRLRKEEGQDRWRRLYALQEEALQLNQQLGASYRHNGLPRRDLSAFGGRGDQLCALISDIIRSASERGFPAPEDEATAERALQEMRHVLTGLQQEMAKATEEKRRPDEEECEDKQGQLEQRPRAEKETPDPGQCPGGKQREGLHVKAGDGTMQWYQQLQDAANQCVLAFDALTNSKDQEAKKIKMDLQKAATIPVSQISTIAGSQLKEIFDKINNLLLGKAVPCGGRSVSVTNHQQGLDFVHYKLAEKFVKQGEEEVASHHEAAFPIAAVASGIWELHPRVGELILAHLHKKCPYSVPFYPAFQEGMASEEYQKLLGYQVKDSKVEQQDSFLKRMSGMIRLYAAIIQLRWPNAERQGAHPHGLNHGWRWLAQLLNMEPLADVTATLLFDFLEVCGNALMKQYQLQFWKMMLLIKEEYFPRIEAITSSGQMGSLIRLERFLENCLQQGEIPVPKGSLPPSFWLS